The DNA region ATAATGATACCATAAAATCTTGATATAACAGGCATTTTTAAGTCCTTATTTTTTAATTAATTTTAACATATAGATTATGTTTTTACAAATGGTTTATTGTTCTTTAATGTAGTAGATATAGATTGTTGCGGAAATTCCGTATGGCGAATACTTGATTTTATATTGAATAATTTTATGATTAAATATGAATAAAAAAGAAGTTATAACTAAACTTACAAACAATAACAAAAATATTAAGTACTCTTATTTTTGTAATATTGTAGAGTCTTTTGGTTTTGTGTGTAAAAGGCAAAGAGGAAGCCAAAGTAGGTGTCGGTGAATTAATTAATATACAAAATGTTAATGGAGAGGTGAAACCTTATCAAGTTAAACAATTTTTATTTCTTGTGAAAAAATACAGATTGGAGGAGTAATTATGAAATACAGCATCAAAATTTTTTATAGTGAAGAAGATGAAGGTTATATAGCTTTATCAGAAGAATTAGATAATATAAGTGCTTTCGGAGCAACAGAGGAAGAAGCTTTAAAAGAAATAAAAAATGTTATAGCATTATATTTTGAAGAGAAAAATATACCATTAAAGAAATCATAAAATATGAAAGATTGGTGTTTTTTGTTTGTATATAACATAGTTTTCTTATATAAGCTAATTAATTTTTTTATCTGTATGCAAGAAATATAATATCCATTCTTAATTATTCAATTCTATATTATAATTTTTTATTTTTTATTGAACTTTTTTATTAATTGTATATAATTCTCTAACTTGAAATAAAGGTTTTAATTTATGAATAGAAAAATAACAATAGAAAATATAGAGATTCCTTCGAGGTTTTTTTTAGCACCAATGGCTGGTTATACAGATTATGTATTTAGAAGACTTTCAAGAAGGTTTGGTGCTGGTTTACTTGTTACGGAGCTAGTGAGTGCTGCTGCTTTGGCGAGAATGATTAAAAAGACTTATAGATATATGGAACATAAGGAAGATGAATATCCTATATCTTTGCAAATATTTGGAAATAAAGAAGATGATTTTAAAAAGGCAATAGAGCTTACAGATTTATCAGGTTTTTCGTTTATAGATATTAATATGGGCTGCCCTACAAAAAAGGTTGTGCGAAATAATGGAGGGGCTGGACTTTTATCTGATACAGACAAAATGGTTTCTATACTCAATACTGTAAAAAGCGTTTCTCCTTTGCCTGTTAGTGTAAAGATAAGATTAGGCTTCCAGAGAGGCGAGGGCGGTGAGATAGAGAGAGCTTTGGCGTTAAAAGAGAATGGTTCCGTATTTCTCACTCTTCACGGCAGATATGCAAGCGACTTATATAGAGGAGTTGCAGATTGGGAGGCTATTGCTAAGGTAAAAGAAGCATTAGGAGAAGATTATATATTGATTGGAAATGGAGATATAAAAACAAAAGAAGATGCTAAAAAAGCTTTTGAAATCTCTAAGGTTGATGGCATTATGGTTGGAAGGGCAGCTATTGGTAATCCTTGGGTGTTTAGAGAATTAAATACTATATTTGATGATAACTCTCAGTATAATGATGATGATAGTAGAAATTTAAAATCTGTTTTAATAGAGCATATAAACGGCTGCTGCGAACTTTATGGGGAAGTGAGCGGCATACATTTTATGCGTAAATTTATTATGAAATATCTCACAGGCTTTAGAATGGATAAAAAAATAGAGTTTATGAAATGTGAAAATAAGAAGGATTTATTTATATTAATAGATGAAGTTTTAAAAGATTGATTTCTTTCTAAAAAACATTAAAGCTATAAACATAATTAAAGGGAATATTACAGCAAAAAATATACCAGCCTTTAATCCTATTTGTGTGATATTATTATCTAAAAGTATATTATTAAATATATTTATTATTTTTTTATTATTAGAAACAAAACCTACAATACCTGGCCCAATAGAGCAGCCAACATCTCCAGCCAAAGCAAGCAAAGCAAACATAGCAGTCCCCCCCTTATTATAAGTTTTTGATGCTAAGCTAAACACAGAAGGCCACATTATAGCTGCAGAAAGCCCAACTAAAGCACAACCTACTAAAGATATTAAAGCATAAGGGCTAAACACTATTATAATATAACCAATAAAGCAAAATGTTGAAGATATAGTAAGAGCTTTTATTATATCAATCTTCTCAGATTTAAGCCCATAAATAAGCCTAACTATTCCCATACAAAAAGCAAACATACTCGCCCCAAATATATCCCCAAAACTTTTATTAACGTTAAGTCCAAGCTCAGCAAATAATGATACCCACTGTGCAATAGTTTGCTCGCTGGCACCTGCACATATCATAAGCAAAACAAAAACTAACACTATTTTTACAGATAATAATTTTCTTATAGATACCGTGTTATCAGCATTTTTATTTTCTTTATGGGTAGTTAATATATTTATTGGTACATTAGCAAACAAAAATATATTCACTAAAGGAACTATAGCCCAGATGATAGATAAATATTTCCAATTATCT from Brachyspira pilosicoli includes:
- a CDS encoding type II toxin-antitoxin system HicB family antitoxin gives rise to the protein MKYSIKIFYSEEDEGYIALSEELDNISAFGATEEEALKEIKNVIALYFEEKNIPLKKS
- a CDS encoding tRNA-dihydrouridine synthase family protein; translated protein: MNRKITIENIEIPSRFFLAPMAGYTDYVFRRLSRRFGAGLLVTELVSAAALARMIKKTYRYMEHKEDEYPISLQIFGNKEDDFKKAIELTDLSGFSFIDINMGCPTKKVVRNNGGAGLLSDTDKMVSILNTVKSVSPLPVSVKIRLGFQRGEGGEIERALALKENGSVFLTLHGRYASDLYRGVADWEAIAKVKEALGEDYILIGNGDIKTKEDAKKAFEISKVDGIMVGRAAIGNPWVFRELNTIFDDNSQYNDDDSRNLKSVLIEHINGCCELYGEVSGIHFMRKFIMKYLTGFRMDKKIEFMKCENKKDLFILIDEVLKD
- a CDS encoding MFS transporter; this translates as MKFNYTHTLYASYNGYITQAIINIFPPLIFIVFQKNFNISLTQIGLLSSFNFAIQMIIDFLAIKFIDKIGYRIPIVLAHIFSAFGLIMLGILPFIINPYIAILICFFINAISGGLIEVLVSPIVEALPEKQKTKAMNILHSFYCWGSMAVVIFSTIYFNVFGIDNWKYLSIIWAIVPLVNIFLFANVPINILTTHKENKNADNTVSIRKLLSVKIVLVFVLLMICAGASEQTIAQWVSLFAELGLNVNKSFGDIFGASMFAFCMGIVRLIYGLKSEKIDIIKALTISSTFCFIGYIIIVFSPYALISLVGCALVGLSAAIMWPSVFSLASKTYNKGGTAMFALLALAGDVGCSIGPGIVGFVSNNKKIINIFNNILLDNNITQIGLKAGIFFAVIFPLIMFIALMFFRKKSIF